The sequence ACTTTTCACATTTCACTTCGCCCTGAACACGATGCGGCCGCGCGTGAGGTCGTAGGGGGTAAGCTCCACCGTGACCTTGTCCCCCGGCAGGATGCGGATGTAGTGCATGCGCATCTTGCCCGAGAT is a genomic window of Burkholderiales bacterium containing:
- the infA gene encoding translation initiation factor IF-1, with product MSKEETIQMQGEIVETLPNATFRVKLENGHIVLGHISGKMRMHYIRILPGDKVTVELTPYDLTRGRIVFRAK